The genomic interval CGAAGAGGTGGTTAAAAAAACCCAGGCGCGAGAGCCGCGTCTGCGGAACCGAAAACGCCGCAAAGTTTCCTTTTTAACTATAGAAAAAATTGATAGAGTGGATTATAAGGATGTCCAACTGCTGAAACGCTTTCTCAACGACCAAGGAAAAATCCTCCCTGCGAGAAACACAGGCAATACTGCAAAGCAGCAACGAATGATAAGCCGTGCAATACGAAGAGCGAGAGAAATGGCTCTGCTTCCGTTCGACGGATTAGAAACGGGAGGTGGGGAGTACTCCTATGCGCGCAGGTCGAGATCAAGAGCCAGGCAAGAACCGAGAGAAGAATCTCAATAGAGTTTTTGCTTCCTAAAACGAGTTCGCGTGTGTTCACGAAAACGAATATCCATCTTGAAATGGTTTCTTCTTATATTTTGTTTTTCGTTTTTATGCGCTTCCTGTAAAAGTGCGCAAGACTGGATGCCGTTAGTGCCGGGAAAATCGTGGCGCTATGTTGCGAAAACCCCTTTACGAAGTGGAACCTATCGACTCCGTGTGAATGGTGAAACTCGTGTAGGACTCGAAAGAGGTTATCTCTTAGAAAGCGAAAGCGGCAACACGAAAATGGCATGGTCGAGAAATTCTTTGGTCGTATCTCAAATGGGCGGCATCGAATTTCACCCCCCCCTGACTTTACTGAAACCTACGGAAGGCAAAACCTCATGGACATATTCTGGAACAGTAAAAACTCCTTTTGCAGAAGAAAATACACGAATACGAATCATGCAAGAACCTGCCGAATTAAAAATTGGCGGCATATCCCATTCCACGATTCTCGTCACACTGACGATGCGTTTTCAAAAACAGGATATCGAGTGGAAAAACTGGTTCGAAAAAGGAAGAGGAATTTTACGACAAGAGCAACGAAACAACGGTAGATTCGCTCTAAGCATGGAATTAATTCGAGAAGACTAATTTTTAGACTAAGTTTTTAAGCGTTAACCGAACGCCCACAATTCGGACAAACCTTCAAGCGCGAATCGTAAACCTCTGCGCAAAAAGGGCAAAACACCGATTTCCCCTCTTCCTCTTCCGTTTTTTTCGGTTTCTCCTTGCGCTCCTCCATTTCTCGCAACAGACGTAAATCATAAGGGTCTTCTCGAAGTGCCTTTATACCGACGGCTGCGAAATAGACCGTCCCGATTGCGAAAACGACTCCTAAAAACAACGCCCGCGCAAATAATGCCGTCAGCAGTAAACACACTGCCGATAAACCGAATGCCAACCAAACCGAAGCGGTCCAACGAGACATTTCTCTATATTTTACGATTCTTTCTCTAATCGAGGTTCGATAGCCTCTAAGATATTTTTAATTTCCTGGCGAGCCTCTACGATTTGTCGGAACCTCTTGTCCGTAATCAATGCGAAACGAAAAGCCATATCTACCAACTCTAAAACGTCCAAAAGCCCCTGCAGGCGTTCCCGAAAAAGTGCAGACTTCTCATTTGCTTCTTTTTCAGGAAGCATTTCTAAGCACGTGCGAATCACGTCCACAGTCGGGTCGAGTTCTCGCCTTTTCCTTTCCCGAAGCACCCGTGCGACCATCTCGATACTATTCAGATCGCTTACATAGAGGTCATGGCGATCTCCGGGTCTTCTAAATCGCCGAACGACTCCCCAATCCATCAAACCTCTAAGGCTCATCGAGGCATTCCCCCTACTTATGGAAAGCCGTTCGCAGATTTCATCCATGCTCAAAGCATCCCCCGTAACGAACAAAAGAGCATGAATCTGGGACATCGTGCGGTTTATGCCCCAACTGCTGCTCATCCTTCCCCATTCGAGGATGAACGCGCTTTGCGCTTCTTGAAGAGCATTATTATTTTTCAAAATTTATGAAAGTATTATAATCAATCTTGATTTGCAAGTAGCTGAGAATCCTTTAGTGACCTTTCGGTCTTTACTTAGCGTAATAAAATAAGGAGATAAAATAGAAATCAGCATTTCTATGAGGAGGCATAAAATATGGGCGAACGCCATATCATCAACACGAGCCGTGCGCCCGCCGCAATCGGACCTTACAGCCACGCCGTAGAGGCAACGGGTAGATTCTTTTTCATAAGCGGTCAAATAGGGTTGCGACCCGATGGAAAACTGGCTGGTCCAACTATCGAAGAGCAAACCAGACAAGTAATCAACAATATTCGCGGGATATTAGACGCTGCGGGGATGACACCCGCGAACCTTGTGAAAACGACCATCTATCTCACGAACCTCGAGCACTTTTCCGTTGTAAACGATATATACGCTGAGATGGTTGGTGCAGAACCTCCCGCCCGCTCTACGGTACAAGTCGTGCGGCTACCGAAAGACGCGCTAATTGAAATCGAAGCGATTGCGGTTGCAGGCGTTTGAAGTAAAAAGCTTAGAAGATAAAGAAATCTTTTGCAAAAAAAACGATTTTGGCACCTAAGCGTGTCAAATCGTGCCAAATCGTGTAATATAAACAAAATGAAATATTTTGTGAAGTGTTTCTTTTCCCTAATAATTTTAACAGGTTGTGGAGGGGGCGGAACAACATTTATCCAACCGAACCCTTTTGCTGGCAATTGGGGCGGTACATGGTGGAGCACAAAGTACCCACAAGGAGGGTTTCTTTATGTACCCATCAACAATAATGGTAACTGCACAAATGGAACTATCACTAACAGTCAATTGGCTATACAAGGAAGCCTTACAGGAAAGATAGAGACGAACGGTGACTTCGTGGCGACTGCTGATTATTCAGGGGTAAAAATAACTCTTGCTGGAAAAATGGCATTTGAAGGGAATAACCTAACTGGAAGTTTTTACTCTAGTGAAAATGATTCGGGGGCCTTTGTTTTATCCGAACAATAGTGGAATTAGAGAAGGACGCTTCACAATCAAAGAGACCTGCATCTCTTTATGTTTTTGACATAATCTTCGCAAAAAGCTATCACGCCAAACCAGTTTTTCGAAGATGGATGGCGCGTATCTATCCACCGGATAAATCTTTCACTACGTCGTAGAGTGCGGGGGTTGCATCTTCCCCCCTGCCCGCATTTTCTAACGCTGCAAATAATTGATGAACGAGAGCAGTTCCTAACAAGGAGACTCCTATCTCTCGCGCGGTTCGAAGCGCATAAACAAGGTCCTTTTGTTGCAGACTTACGGAAAAACCGGGCGAGAAATCTTTTGCTACGACCTTCGGTCCGTAGTTCGATAACGACCAACTCCCTCCTGCACCACTGCCGATCAGTTCAATTGCGTCTTCCAAATCGACGCCGCTTTTTTCACAAAACACTAAACATTCCGCCATAGAAAGGACAGTCAAAGATACAGCGATTTGATTCGCCATTTTCATGAGTTGTCCTGAACCTACTGGTCCCACGAGTCGAATGAGTTTGCCGTACGATTCCATGTACGGTTTTGCGAAAAGGAAGTCCGATTCATCCCCCCCGCAAAAAATCGTAAGCGTCCCTTCTATTGCTCCTTTTTCCCCTCCAGTCAACGGACAATCCATAAAGCGCAGACCTTTTTCGGATAAACGACGATGAATATCTTTTGCAGCAGAAGGCTCGATCGTCGAATGGTCGACGAATAACGTTCCTTCTTTGGCGTGCAGATACATGCCCTCTATAACTTCTCGAACATCTTCGGTACGAGACACGCAAACGAAAATGAGGTCGCAATTCGCAGCAAGTTCCTCTAAAGATTTCGCGACATGCGCCCCCTTTTCTTTCAAAGGAAGAGTTTTTTCAGCCGTGCGATTATAAACAATCAACGAATGACCTTTAGCGAGCAGATGTCCCGCCATACGCGAGCCCATCACTCCGAGACCTACGAAACCTATATTCATAGAAAGTCCTTTATACCCATAGGCAATTTATTTATTAGCAATTCACGCAGTTGGGGGGGA from Fimbriimonadales bacterium carries:
- a CDS encoding MarR family transcriptional regulator, with the translated sequence MKNNNALQEAQSAFILEWGRMSSSWGINRTMSQIHALLFVTGDALSMDEICERLSISRGNASMSLRGLMDWGVVRRFRRPGDRHDLYVSDLNSIEMVARVLRERKRRELDPTVDVIRTCLEMLPEKEANEKSALFRERLQGLLDVLELVDMAFRFALITDKRFRQIVEARQEIKNILEAIEPRLEKES
- a CDS encoding Rid family detoxifying hydrolase → MGERHIINTSRAPAAIGPYSHAVEATGRFFFISGQIGLRPDGKLAGPTIEEQTRQVINNIRGILDAAGMTPANLVKTTIYLTNLEHFSVVNDIYAEMVGAEPPARSTVQVVRLPKDALIEIEAIAVAGV
- a CDS encoding NAD(P)-dependent oxidoreductase, whose protein sequence is MNIGFVGLGVMGSRMAGHLLAKGHSLIVYNRTAEKTLPLKEKGAHVAKSLEELAANCDLIFVCVSRTEDVREVIEGMYLHAKEGTLFVDHSTIEPSAAKDIHRRLSEKGLRFMDCPLTGGEKGAIEGTLTIFCGGDESDFLFAKPYMESYGKLIRLVGPVGSGQLMKMANQIAVSLTVLSMAECLVFCEKSGVDLEDAIELIGSGAGGSWSLSNYGPKVVAKDFSPGFSVSLQQKDLVYALRTAREIGVSLLGTALVHQLFAALENAGRGEDATPALYDVVKDLSGG